A region from the Bosea sp. RAC05 genome encodes:
- a CDS encoding OB-fold-containig protein, with product MALTDFEALLQPEYQPFAVAAMVMLGLVLFEGLAVLLGFSALKAGDPDIDVDFGDSLAGALMSWVNPGRVPLLVLIIAFLAAFSATGFVLQSFLLAQAINLPTAIVAICAATIAVPLSKLASRGIAAIIPRDETYVVSLDLLVGRHAVVTLGPLDQGSAGRVRVLDNHGNWHFLPTKAAQGQADIPTNAKVILVDRDGGTFFAAALPADFININ from the coding sequence ATGGCACTGACCGACTTCGAAGCCCTCCTTCAACCCGAGTATCAGCCCTTCGCGGTCGCCGCGATGGTCATGCTCGGCCTCGTCCTTTTCGAGGGCTTGGCTGTGCTGCTGGGTTTTTCCGCCCTGAAGGCAGGCGACCCCGACATCGACGTCGATTTCGGCGACAGCTTGGCGGGTGCTCTCATGAGCTGGGTCAATCCCGGCCGCGTGCCTCTCCTCGTCCTGATCATCGCCTTCCTGGCCGCGTTTTCAGCCACAGGCTTCGTTCTCCAGAGCTTCCTGCTGGCTCAGGCGATCAATTTGCCGACGGCAATCGTCGCGATCTGCGCGGCCACCATTGCTGTTCCGCTGTCGAAGCTCGCCTCACGCGGCATCGCCGCAATCATCCCGCGTGACGAGACATATGTCGTTTCGCTCGACCTGCTGGTCGGCCGGCATGCCGTGGTCACGCTCGGGCCGCTCGATCAGGGATCGGCAGGGCGTGTCCGCGTGCTCGACAACCACGGCAACTGGCATTTCCTGCCAACAAAGGCCGCGCAGGGCCAGGCGGATATCCCAACCAACGCGAAGGTCATTCTCGTCGACCGAGACGGGGGCACCTTCTTCGCGGCCGCGCTTCCCGCTGACTTCATCAACATCAACTGA